In Triticum urartu cultivar G1812 chromosome 6, Tu2.1, whole genome shotgun sequence, the following proteins share a genomic window:
- the LOC125515969 gene encoding uncharacterized protein LOC125515969, giving the protein MIIFWIRASLHSSCSALAMAWQQPPSPAAAKSSPPPAPTTVISLDEDLLREIFLRLPSLPSLVRAALSCRTFLGAVRSSPAFRRSFREAHLPPLLGLFFDPEVPSIPAFAPLRRRADPDLAAAVRGADFFLTRLPADDDTFPGWAIEGCCDGNVLLQNCSLEQFAVYNPLARALDLIPVPPDKIFDGARGDAKYLGCYILSSEEGGEPLRLVYTCHDKSRARAAVFSSESREWQIFPWSEAVTPLPEDEHWLKVGTLVNGFVYWIHTNEAYILVLNTATLHFPQMDLPPTLVARDLIFRVGETKDGKPCIVCPIDFELFVWVRGAEDDGIERWIFDQRFPLETIVEVTESTLVEHGDLKVVATIGGFVYFSTMETFLDGHNPSWFMSLCMETGELATLFQRRFDGHPHPYIMAWPPCLIDNQVHPQLEGA; this is encoded by the coding sequence ATGATTATTTTCTGGATAAGAGCGTCCCTCCATTCCTCCTGTTCAGCGTTAGCCATGGCCTGGCAGCAACCACCAtcgccggcggcggcgaagtCATCGCCGCCACCCGCTCCCACCACGGTAATCTCTCTCGACGAAGATCTCCTCCGCGAGATCTTCCTCCGCCTCCCCTCCCTCCCGAGCCTCGTCCGTGCCGCCCTCAGCTGCCGCACCTTCCTCGGCGCCGTCCGCTCGTCCCCCGCCTTCCGCCGCAGCTTCCGGGAGGCCCACCTGCCCCCTCTCCTCGGCCTCTTCTTCGACCCCGAAGTCCCCTCCATCCCCGCCTTCGcgcccctccgccgccgcgccgacCCTGACCTCGCGGCCGCCGTCCGCGGTGCCGATTTCTTCCTCACCCGCCTCCCCGCCGACGACGACACCTTCCCGGGGTGGGCCATAGAGGGCTGCTGCGACGGCAACGTCCTCCTCCAGAACTGCAGCCTGGAGCAGTTCGCCGTCTACAACCCCCTCGCGCGGGCCCTGGATCTCATCCCCGTGCCGCCCGACAAGATCTTCGACGGCGCCCGCGGCGACGCCAAGTACCTCGGATGCTACATCCTCTCCTCCGAAGAGGGCGGCGAGCCGCTGCGCCTGGTCTACACCTGCCATGACAAGTCGCGGGCGCGTGCCGCCGTCTTCTCGTCGGAGAGCAGGGAGTGGCAGATCTTCCCGTGGTCGGAGGCTGTGACGCCACTGCCTGAAGACGAGCACTGGCTTAAAGTTGGCACGTTGGTGAATGGGTTCGTCTACTGGATACACACAAATGAAGCCTACATCCTTGTGCTGAACACAGCGACACTACATTTCCCCCAGATGGATTTGCCGCCGACCTTGGTGGCGCGAGATCTCATATTCAGGGTTGGCGAGACCAAGGATGGGAAGCCTTGCATTGTCTGCCCAATTGATTTCGAGCTTTTTGTTTGGGTCCGGGGAGCCGAGGATGACGGCATCGAGAGATGGATATTCGACCAGAGGTTTCCGTTGGAGACGATTGTCGAGGTCACCGAGAGTACACTTGTGGAACATGGTGACCTGAAGGTTGTGGCCACTATTGGTGGATTTGTGTACTTCTCTACCATGGAAACGTTCCTTGATGGTCATAATCCTAGTTGGTTCATGTCTCTATGCATGGAGACAGGGGAGCTGGCTACGCTCTTTCAGAGGAGATTTGACGGCCATCCCCATCCCTACATCATGGCATGGCCTCCTTGCTTGATAGACAACCAAGTGCACCCTCAACTCGAAGGTGCTTGA